Proteins encoded by one window of Tepidibacillus fermentans:
- the spoIIIAA gene encoding stage III sporulation protein AA: MKSEILAILPNQIRQFIQMVEPTIAKEIEEIRLRENRPLEISYLNRFAFLTSKGKMTLQEQEAYIVSHDDILKMLNLISNHSIYRLEEELKRGYITVNGGHRIGISGKVILEHGEVKSIKDISSFNIRIAKQKIGVANKVIPYLIADRDGKVHNTLIISPPQCGKTTLLRDIARQLSIGVPTLRLTSKKVGIVDERSEIAGCVFGVPQNDVGPRTDVLDACPKAEGMMMMIRSMSPEILIVDEIGRKEDADAIFEARNAGVSIIATAHGSNIAEIANRPSISSLIQQGIFTRYVILSRNQGVGTIERILNEELKPVLREKSYA; encoded by the coding sequence ATGAAGAGTGAGATTTTAGCCATACTCCCAAATCAAATACGGCAATTTATTCAAATGGTTGAACCAACAATAGCAAAAGAAATCGAAGAAATTCGCTTACGTGAGAACCGTCCATTAGAAATTTCTTATTTAAATCGCTTTGCTTTTCTTACTTCAAAAGGGAAAATGACGTTGCAAGAACAGGAAGCCTATATTGTATCACATGATGATATATTAAAGATGCTTAATTTAATTAGCAATCACTCCATATACCGGTTGGAAGAAGAGTTGAAAAGAGGTTATATCACGGTAAATGGGGGCCACCGAATCGGGATTAGTGGAAAGGTGATCCTTGAACATGGTGAAGTAAAATCGATCAAAGATATTTCCAGCTTTAATATTCGGATCGCGAAACAAAAAATTGGCGTCGCGAATAAAGTGATTCCTTATTTAATAGCAGATAGAGATGGAAAGGTTCACAATACGTTGATTATCTCTCCACCTCAATGTGGAAAAACTACTCTTTTACGAGATATTGCTAGACAACTTAGTATCGGAGTCCCAACACTAAGGCTCACAAGTAAAAAAGTAGGTATTGTTGATGAAAGATCAGAGATTGCTGGATGTGTATTTGGTGTTCCTCAGAATGACGTTGGTCCACGAACAGATGTATTGGATGCATGTCCAAAAGCTGAGGGAATGATGATGATGATTCGTTCCATGTCACCAGAGATATTAATTGTAGATGAAATTGGCCGTAAAGAAGATGCTGATGCGATCTTTGAAGCACGAAATGCAGGGGTATCAATCATTGCCACTGCACATGGAAGTAATATTGCTGAGATCGCGAATCGGCCGTCCATCTCTTCGTTGATCCAGCAAGGTATTTTTACTCGCTATGTAATCTTAAGTAGGAATCAGGGAGTAGGAACAATAGAGCGTATCCTTAACGAAGAATTAAAGCCAGTGTTAAGGGAGAAGTCATATGCTTAA
- the spoIIIAB gene encoding stage III sporulation protein SpoIIIAB — MLKLIGATLIIAASTYGGLVVARSYHERPKQLRYLQQGLQMLETEIAYSSRPLHIAMDLIGKRIPGIIGQLFQEMGNNLRTLDGESTFECWQRAIQTTIPKTSLKAQDQQILLQYGHTLGMTDKNDQIKHIQLTVQQLVAEEQLARDDQKIYEKLSKNLGVLLGLLIVILMY, encoded by the coding sequence ATGCTTAAATTAATTGGAGCAACATTAATTATTGCTGCATCTACTTATGGTGGCTTGGTTGTGGCAAGGTCATATCATGAGAGACCGAAACAATTACGCTATCTTCAGCAAGGATTACAAATGCTTGAAACAGAAATTGCCTATAGTTCAAGACCACTTCATATTGCGATGGACTTAATTGGAAAACGAATACCAGGTATAATTGGTCAGCTATTCCAAGAGATGGGGAACAATTTACGCACTTTGGATGGAGAATCAACTTTTGAATGTTGGCAAAGAGCCATTCAAACAACAATTCCAAAAACCTCACTAAAAGCGCAAGACCAACAAATCCTGCTACAATACGGACATACATTAGGAATGACGGATAAGAACGATCAAATCAAGCATATTCAATTAACGGTACAACAACTAGTAGCAGAAGAACAATTAGCACGAGATGATCAAAAAATATATGAAAAATTAAGTAAAAACTTAGGTGTTCTTTTAGGACTATTAATTGTGATTCTGATGTATTAG
- the spoIIIAC gene encoding stage III sporulation protein AC: MNFDVNTIFQIAGIGIILSMITTILKQMDKKEVADWVTLIGFVVILYMVATLVNDLFQEIQRVFLFH; encoded by the coding sequence ATGAATTTTGATGTGAATACGATTTTTCAAATTGCAGGAATCGGTATTATTCTATCCATGATTACGACTATCTTGAAGCAAATGGATAAAAAAGAAGTGGCGGATTGGGTTACGTTGATCGGTTTTGTCGTCATTCTTTATATGGTTGCCACATTAGTCAACGATTTGTTTCAAGAAATTCAGCGCGTATTTCTTTTCCATTAA
- the spoIIIAD gene encoding stage III sporulation protein AD has product MEIVQIVGVGLIATILAVLIKDQKPQFSFLIALFTGIAIFLFLIGKISLVIQVLERLAVQSNINMVYLETILKIIGIAYIAEFGAQMVKDAGQAAIASKIELAGKILIIVMAVPIISVIIETIIHLLP; this is encoded by the coding sequence ATGGAGATCGTACAAATTGTTGGTGTAGGTTTAATTGCAACAATATTAGCTGTACTTATAAAAGATCAAAAACCCCAATTCTCATTCCTAATCGCCTTATTTACAGGAATTGCGATTTTTCTCTTTCTCATAGGTAAGATTTCGTTGGTGATTCAAGTGTTGGAGAGATTAGCAGTACAATCGAATATTAATATGGTCTACCTAGAAACGATTCTAAAGATTATTGGAATCGCCTATATTGCAGAATTTGGTGCACAAATGGTAAAAGATGCTGGTCAAGCAGCAATTGCTTCAAAAATTGAACTTGCTGGTAAGATTCTAATTATTGTCATGGCGGTCCCAATTATTAGTGTCATTATTGAAACGATTATTCATTTGTTACCCTAA
- the spoIIIAE gene encoding stage III sporulation protein AE: MKKKIFAFLLFLIMILSFSSQKVFAESAMDGIVKEQLQQVNTQKIEQFWDKLMKQYGGFFPENQKSLFDLVMPGNDFKFQSFFIGLIKYIFYEILYNSKLIGSIILLTVFSTVLQNIQTTFEQSTVSKVAFYVSYLVMMIIAINSFTVAINSAKDSIQEMISFMIALIPLVLALVASSGGIVSASMFHPFIIFLIHVIGTVIYKMIFPLIFFSAVLSIVSKISEKYQVSQLAKLLRNISIGALGIFSTIFLGVISVQGATAAVADGVTLRTAKYITGNFVPVVGKMFADATDTVVGASLLVKNAVGMAGVLILLLIVIFPSIKILTLAFIYNFSSAIMQPLGDNPMIDTLNMIGKNLMFVFAALATVCLMFFLALTIIISAGNITVMLR, translated from the coding sequence ATGAAGAAAAAAATATTTGCCTTTCTCCTATTTCTCATCATGATTTTATCATTTTCTTCACAAAAGGTTTTTGCAGAGAGTGCAATGGATGGAATTGTAAAAGAGCAGTTACAGCAAGTGAATACACAAAAAATTGAACAGTTTTGGGATAAGCTGATGAAACAATACGGTGGTTTTTTCCCAGAAAATCAAAAAAGTTTGTTTGATCTTGTGATGCCAGGAAATGATTTCAAATTTCAATCTTTTTTTATCGGGTTAATCAAGTATATCTTCTACGAAATCCTTTATAACAGTAAATTAATTGGCTCCATTATTTTACTAACGGTCTTTAGTACGGTTTTGCAAAACATCCAGACCACCTTTGAACAAAGCACAGTCAGTAAAGTAGCTTTTTATGTCTCTTATTTGGTCATGATGATTATCGCCATTAATAGTTTTACCGTCGCCATTAATTCAGCCAAGGATTCCATTCAAGAAATGATCAGTTTTATGATTGCATTGATTCCATTGGTTCTTGCCCTAGTTGCCTCTTCAGGAGGGATAGTATCGGCTTCTATGTTTCATCCTTTTATCATCTTTTTAATCCATGTAATTGGTACAGTGATTTATAAAATGATTTTTCCTTTGATTTTCTTCTCAGCTGTATTATCGATCGTTAGTAAAATATCAGAAAAATATCAGGTTTCGCAATTGGCCAAGCTCTTACGTAATATCAGCATCGGTGCGTTGGGAATTTTTTCTACGATCTTTCTAGGTGTGATCTCAGTACAAGGTGCAACTGCAGCAGTAGCAGATGGGGTTACTTTGCGGACTGCAAAGTATATCACAGGGAATTTTGTTCCGGTTGTTGGGAAAATGTTCGCTGATGCGACAGATACGGTGGTTGGGGCATCATTACTTGTAAAAAATGCCGTAGGGATGGCAGGGGTTTTGATTCTTTTATTAATCGTGATTTTTCCCTCAATTAAAATTTTGACCTTAGCTTTTATATATAATTTTTCCTCAGCAATTATGCAACCTTTAGGGGATAATCCAATGATTGATACGTTAAATATGATTGGAAAGAACTTAATGTTTGTTTTTGCTGCATTAGCGACTGTATGTTTAATGTTCTTCCTAGCTCTAACCATTATTATCTCAGCCGGTAATATAACTGTCATGTTGCGATAG
- the spoIIIAF gene encoding stage III sporulation protein AF, which produces MIEWISHWLQNIILVVLLATFVDLLLPTTNMQKYSKMVLGLIVILSIISPIFSLFSKDFSTEIFFREVNKKVSSNANIPVMEEMTKNKDQLNEEFKRKLIQQVETAMKEHLISVIENRFNVTVHKVALKATIDEKQNWQIDQVEVSLLEGKRDHVDDQKKEIKEIEKVEIVTVNTDKSSNSSRSVEERGEESEVSNQQLTKEMVQVIKEQWGLKEEQITVKIEHDLS; this is translated from the coding sequence ATGATTGAATGGATAAGCCATTGGTTACAAAACATTATTTTGGTCGTTTTGCTAGCGACATTTGTTGATTTATTATTACCAACGACAAACATGCAAAAGTATTCAAAAATGGTATTAGGACTGATCGTTATCTTATCAATTATTTCACCAATTTTTAGTTTGTTTTCTAAGGATTTTTCCACTGAAATTTTTTTTCGAGAAGTAAATAAAAAGGTTAGTTCTAATGCGAATATTCCAGTTATGGAAGAAATGACAAAAAATAAAGACCAATTGAATGAAGAATTCAAGCGAAAATTGATCCAACAAGTAGAAACAGCAATGAAAGAACATCTTATATCAGTAATAGAGAATCGTTTTAATGTTACGGTTCATAAAGTAGCTCTAAAAGCAACTATAGATGAGAAGCAAAATTGGCAAATTGATCAAGTAGAAGTTTCCTTACTTGAAGGGAAACGAGATCATGTTGATGATCAAAAAAAAGAAATAAAAGAGATTGAGAAAGTAGAAATCGTAACCGTAAATACAGACAAGTCTTCCAATTCTTCTCGTTCAGTTGAGGAAAGGGGAGAAGAAAGTGAAGTCAGCAATCAGCAATTAACAAAAGAGATGGTCCAAGTTATCAAGGAACAGTGGGGATTAAAAGAGGAACAGATTACGGTTAAGATTGAACATGATTTGAGTTAG
- the spoIIIAG gene encoding stage III sporulation protein AG yields the protein MSEEQKQSWLAKLLGGDHVLSKGRKQLYWLFLVLFIGIAVMILSSFFNIRDQVMPELENNAQPPSTETAGLINKENHPKTMEDYEKLYENKIIEILTNMIGVDEVTVKVNLDSSEEIVVEKNQNYTEQNTKEQDKQGGTREIKDVKRDDQVVLYQSDNDEQPLVLKTLKPKVRGVVIVAKGADKIQVKTMIAEAVQRLLDVPPYKIAILPRKG from the coding sequence ATGAGCGAGGAACAAAAACAAAGTTGGTTAGCAAAACTATTAGGAGGTGATCATGTTTTAAGCAAGGGCAGGAAACAATTGTATTGGCTTTTTTTAGTTCTTTTCATTGGGATAGCGGTTATGATTCTTTCATCCTTCTTTAATATTAGAGATCAGGTCATGCCAGAACTAGAAAATAATGCTCAACCTCCCTCAACTGAAACAGCTGGACTTATCAATAAAGAGAATCATCCTAAAACAATGGAAGACTATGAAAAACTTTATGAAAATAAAATAATTGAAATCTTAACAAATATGATCGGTGTAGATGAAGTCACTGTAAAAGTAAATCTAGACTCTTCTGAGGAAATCGTTGTTGAAAAAAATCAAAATTATACAGAACAGAATACCAAAGAACAGGATAAGCAAGGTGGTACAAGAGAAATAAAAGATGTCAAAAGAGATGACCAAGTCGTCTTGTACCAATCTGATAATGACGAACAACCTTTGGTGCTAAAAACATTAAAACCAAAAGTGAGGGGGGTTGTGATTGTTGCAAAAGGTGCCGATAAGATTCAAGTGAAAACGATGATTGCTGAAGCTGTCCAACGATTACTCGATGTTCCACCTTATAAAATTGCAATATTACCAAGAAAGGGATAA
- a CDS encoding SpoIIIAH-like family protein has product MKKKIERSKQTVWVLTMLTIMVVLSVYYLVSEPIDPTKFANKDVKQETTSNDVVTNEAANVTQMTDEIGENTSDYFVGLKYEKRNMRSKQLDEYYSMLKSNASAEAMAQIQDKIERLQSLDEGELVLEKLLIADGYKDAVVITNDDGVDVILQAKSVKNEEAVRIIKLVSEHLNIPATKVHIKPVES; this is encoded by the coding sequence ATGAAAAAGAAGATTGAAAGATCGAAACAAACAGTATGGGTACTTACGATGTTAACGATTATGGTTGTGCTATCTGTTTATTATCTCGTATCCGAACCGATCGATCCTACTAAATTTGCAAACAAAGATGTCAAGCAAGAGACAACAAGCAATGATGTCGTTACGAATGAAGCGGCGAACGTTACACAAATGACAGATGAGATTGGCGAGAATACTAGTGATTATTTTGTAGGATTAAAATATGAGAAAAGAAATATGAGAAGTAAACAACTTGATGAATATTATTCAATGCTTAAATCGAATGCTTCTGCTGAAGCAATGGCCCAAATCCAAGATAAGATTGAACGTTTACAATCATTAGATGAAGGAGAATTGGTTCTAGAAAAATTATTAATTGCAGATGGATATAAAGATGCGGTAGTGATCACAAATGATGATGGTGTTGACGTGATTTTACAAGCGAAAAGCGTTAAAAATGAAGAAGCAGTGCGTATCATAAAATTAGTTAGTGAACATCTTAACATTCCAGCAACAAAAGTTCATATTAAACCAGTGGAATCCTAA
- the accB gene encoding acetyl-CoA carboxylase biotin carboxyl carrier protein gives MYKIHELRELIKLIDQSSIQEFELEQEDSKISMRKQGKEVVTSMVTPQVQPVVMEQTPVIQAPVVQSAPVVQKAEPEVAPAISVAKDEKKVIDANLHQIKSPMVGTFYRAPAPDADPYVKVGDRVDERTIVCIVEAMKLFNEIEAEVKGEIVEVLVENGQLVEYNQPLFLVKVD, from the coding sequence ATGTACAAAATTCACGAACTTAGGGAACTCATTAAGTTAATCGATCAATCCAGTATTCAAGAATTTGAACTGGAACAAGAAGACTCCAAAATTTCGATGAGAAAACAAGGCAAAGAAGTTGTAACTTCAATGGTTACACCACAAGTTCAACCTGTGGTTATGGAACAAACACCAGTTATCCAAGCACCTGTTGTTCAATCTGCTCCTGTGGTACAAAAGGCTGAACCAGAAGTGGCCCCTGCAATTTCAGTAGCAAAAGATGAGAAGAAAGTGATTGATGCGAACCTCCATCAAATTAAATCGCCAATGGTCGGTACATTCTATCGTGCTCCTGCACCAGATGCTGACCCATATGTAAAAGTTGGAGATCGTGTCGATGAGAGAACAATAGTTTGTATTGTAGAAGCAATGAAGTTATTCAATGAGATAGAAGCAGAAGTTAAAGGGGAAATTGTCGAGGTACTTGTAGAAAATGGGCAATTGGTAGAATATAATCAACCCCTATTCCTTGTGAAGGTTGATTAG
- the accC gene encoding acetyl-CoA carboxylase biotin carboxylase subunit, protein MFQKILIANRGEIAVRIIRACKEMGIHTVAVYSEADKEALHVKMADEAYCIGPTASKDSYLKFANIISVAKLTESDAIHPGYGFLAENPDFAEVCSEFQIEFIGPTPEAIKKMGEKAVAKETMKAAGVPVVPGSDGLIEDVEEAVQLSEEIGYPVIIKATAGGGGKGMRVAYNSEELRKSIQMAQQEAAQAFGNPGVYLEKYLENPRHIEIQIIADKHGNVVHLGERDCSIQRRHQKLVEEAPSPALTSELREKMGEAAVRAAKAVNYHGAGTIEFLLDGDKFYFMEMNTRIQVEHPVTELITGVDLIKEMIRVAAGEPLSFKQEDIKFNGWAIECRINAEDPAKNFMPSPGTIDFYLPPGGLGVRVDSAAYPGYTISPFYDSMVAKLIVWGRDREEAISRMKRALSEFAMSGVKSTIPFHLKLLDHELFVKGEFDTKFLEKYPIHKELNN, encoded by the coding sequence ATGTTCCAAAAAATCTTAATCGCGAATCGTGGCGAGATTGCCGTTCGGATCATTCGAGCCTGTAAAGAAATGGGGATTCATACTGTTGCAGTTTACTCTGAAGCTGACAAGGAAGCTCTCCATGTAAAAATGGCTGATGAAGCTTATTGTATTGGACCAACGGCGTCAAAAGATTCTTATCTAAAATTTGCTAACATAATTTCAGTTGCAAAATTGACTGAGTCAGATGCGATTCATCCTGGCTATGGTTTTCTAGCGGAGAACCCTGATTTTGCCGAAGTTTGTTCCGAATTTCAGATTGAATTCATTGGACCAACTCCTGAGGCAATAAAGAAGATGGGGGAAAAGGCTGTTGCGAAGGAAACAATGAAGGCAGCTGGTGTTCCTGTAGTACCGGGTTCGGATGGATTGATTGAAGATGTAGAAGAGGCCGTTCAACTCTCTGAAGAGATCGGTTACCCTGTAATTATTAAGGCTACCGCTGGTGGTGGTGGCAAAGGAATGAGAGTTGCTTACAATTCGGAAGAATTAAGAAAATCAATTCAAATGGCCCAACAAGAAGCAGCACAAGCTTTTGGCAATCCAGGGGTTTACCTTGAAAAATACTTAGAGAATCCTCGGCATATTGAAATTCAGATTATTGCCGATAAGCACGGGAATGTTGTTCATTTGGGAGAAAGAGATTGTTCGATCCAAAGACGACATCAAAAGCTGGTTGAAGAGGCACCTTCACCTGCTTTAACATCTGAATTAAGGGAAAAAATGGGTGAAGCAGCAGTACGAGCGGCAAAAGCGGTGAATTATCATGGGGCCGGAACGATTGAATTCCTATTGGATGGAGATAAATTTTATTTCATGGAAATGAATACGCGGATCCAAGTGGAACACCCTGTAACTGAGTTGATAACAGGAGTAGATTTGATTAAAGAAATGATACGTGTTGCTGCCGGGGAACCACTTTCCTTTAAACAGGAAGATATTAAGTTTAATGGTTGGGCAATTGAATGTCGAATCAATGCTGAAGATCCAGCAAAAAACTTTATGCCATCACCTGGAACGATTGACTTCTATTTACCTCCTGGTGGATTAGGGGTAAGGGTAGATAGTGCAGCATATCCTGGCTATACGATCTCTCCATTTTACGATTCGATGGTAGCGAAACTCATCGTTTGGGGAAGAGATAGAGAAGAAGCAATTTCTCGGATGAAACGGGCTTTAAGTGAGTTTGCGATGAGCGGAGTAAAATCAACGATACCTTTTCATCTAAAGTTACTAGATCATGAGCTATTTGTTAAGGGTGAGTTTGATACCAAGTTTTTAGAAAAATATCCAATTCATAAAGAATTAAATAATTAA
- a CDS encoding Asp23/Gls24 family envelope stress response protein: protein MDTRIRYDEENKLGTIQISPQVIEMIAKLTAEEVEGVFRLSGGRAREFVDFLGRNKANTRGVRSQVGQREVAVDISIIIEYGQPFLTVAETLQEQIKNAIEGMTDLSVVEINVHIDDIHYDDK, encoded by the coding sequence ATGGATACAAGAATTCGATATGACGAAGAGAATAAACTGGGAACGATCCAAATCTCCCCCCAAGTCATCGAGATGATTGCGAAATTAACAGCGGAAGAAGTAGAAGGGGTATTTCGATTGAGTGGAGGACGTGCTCGAGAATTTGTCGATTTTTTAGGGCGAAACAAGGCAAATACTAGAGGAGTTCGCTCCCAAGTCGGTCAAAGAGAAGTAGCTGTTGATATTTCGATCATTATTGAATATGGACAACCCTTTCTTACCGTTGCGGAAACATTACAGGAGCAAATAAAAAACGCGATTGAAGGCATGACTGACTTATCCGTTGTTGAGATAAATGTACATATTGATGATATTCACTATGATGATAAATAG
- the amaP gene encoding alkaline shock response membrane anchor protein AmaP, producing the protein MKLFDRLILFLSNLSLFFITLFIIVFGIGLFDPLLFNQLITRFFVDSDVKTTVLVISVLLFLISLYLMAKSLQRKEVSPISKHSEIGDIKISMETLENLVIKITSRIKGVRELKAKVKPDDNGSMTVLVKIVFDGETPIPQITKEIQDLVKERLEQITGITVGQVHVMVSNVSQSTNKKVLME; encoded by the coding sequence ATGAAACTATTCGATCGATTGATTTTATTCTTGTCAAATTTATCTTTATTTTTTATTACATTGTTTATCATTGTATTTGGAATCGGTTTATTTGATCCGCTACTATTTAATCAATTGATTACTCGGTTTTTTGTTGATTCAGATGTAAAGACAACTGTACTTGTGATTAGTGTTCTTTTGTTTTTAATAAGCTTATATTTAATGGCAAAAAGCCTTCAAAGAAAAGAAGTTTCGCCGATCAGTAAACATTCAGAAATTGGGGATATTAAGATTTCAATGGAAACGTTAGAAAACCTAGTTATCAAAATCACTTCCCGAATAAAAGGTGTTCGAGAGTTAAAAGCAAAAGTAAAACCAGACGATAACGGATCAATGACCGTTTTAGTTAAGATTGTTTTTGATGGCGAAACGCCTATTCCTCAAATTACAAAAGAGATTCAAGATTTAGTAAAAGAAAGATTAGAACAGATCACTGGCATTACCGTTGGTCAAGTTCATGTTATGGTTTCAAATGTGAGTCAGTCTACGAATAAGAAAGTTCTCATGGAATAG
- a CDS encoding DUF2273 domain-containing protein, which translates to MFLKIWEEHPGKILGLLIGLIVGFIYLFVGFWKTLIFVAFVIAGFYIGHKVDSKEDLHDVLTEILPEKFFK; encoded by the coding sequence ATGTTTTTGAAAATATGGGAAGAACATCCTGGTAAAATTTTAGGGTTATTGATTGGTTTAATCGTTGGTTTTATCTATTTATTTGTAGGTTTTTGGAAGACCCTCATTTTTGTTGCATTTGTGATCGCTGGATTTTATATTGGACATAAAGTGGATAGCAAGGAAGATCTTCATGACGTCTTAACAGAAATTTTACCAGAAAAGTTTTTTAAATAA
- the nusB gene encoding transcription antitermination factor NusB: protein MKRRVAREKVLQALYQIDLTKAEPNEAIHTILDENSIDELDLEFIKDRIYGILDHLDLIDQRISQYLKNWTIERLSNIDRVILRMAVYELIYKEDVPVRVSINEAIELAKTFSTNESSKFINGVLGSMVKDHPEWEKVKEQIED, encoded by the coding sequence GTGAAACGAAGAGTTGCAAGAGAAAAAGTTTTACAAGCCTTATATCAAATTGATTTAACAAAAGCTGAACCAAATGAAGCGATACATACAATACTGGACGAAAATAGTATAGATGAACTTGATTTAGAGTTTATTAAAGATCGAATTTATGGGATTCTAGATCATCTCGACCTTATTGATCAAAGGATTAGTCAATACTTAAAAAATTGGACAATTGAACGTCTATCTAATATTGACCGAGTGATCTTAAGAATGGCTGTCTACGAATTAATATATAAGGAAGATGTACCTGTTCGTGTTTCAATTAACGAAGCTATTGAATTAGCGAAAACTTTTAGTACAAATGAGTCATCTAAATTTATCAATGGTGTTCTTGGTTCAATGGTAAAAGATCACCCAGAATGGGAAAAAGTAAAAGAACAAATTGAAGACTAG
- a CDS encoding O-sialoglycoprotein endopeptidase — MKKKVFLGIDTSNYMTSICFIDENRNILYEAKKLLNVNLGKRGLQQSEAVYQHIKNLPELFKGKQITGEYQLSGIAVSRAPRPVENSYMPVFQVGLTVAETMASTFSIPIYYTTHQEGHIAAGIYSSQELPQQSSFLAVHLSGGTSEILLIKVIENGYEIEKIGGTLDLHAGQLVDRIGVLLGYPFPAGKHIEQLAATHTEDFDRIPTSVKNYSFHFSGAETEAKRRLAQGTSPAQIARAIEHQIATSIGKALKNAIESNYPKEILIVGGVAQNQYIRKQLRKMLEKPTVGAKLFFADPAYSGDNAFGIANIALNQHLKIF; from the coding sequence ATGAAGAAAAAAGTTTTTTTAGGAATTGATACGAGTAATTATATGACCTCGATCTGTTTTATTGACGAAAATCGAAACATTCTTTATGAAGCGAAAAAACTTCTTAACGTGAACCTTGGTAAACGAGGGCTTCAACAGTCTGAAGCCGTATATCAGCATATTAAGAACTTACCAGAACTATTTAAGGGAAAGCAAATCACTGGGGAATATCAGTTGAGCGGGATTGCTGTAAGTCGTGCTCCTAGACCAGTGGAAAATTCCTATATGCCCGTTTTCCAAGTTGGTTTAACGGTAGCAGAAACTATGGCTTCCACTTTTTCTATTCCTATTTATTACACGACCCATCAAGAAGGCCATATCGCGGCAGGGATTTATAGCAGTCAGGAGTTACCACAGCAATCAAGCTTTTTAGCTGTGCATCTATCAGGGGGAACAAGTGAGATCCTTTTGATTAAAGTGATTGAGAACGGATATGAAATAGAAAAAATTGGTGGCACATTGGATCTTCATGCCGGACAATTAGTAGATCGGATAGGAGTATTGCTTGGATATCCTTTTCCTGCAGGAAAGCATATCGAACAGTTAGCAGCAACTCATACCGAGGATTTTGATAGGATCCCCACTTCAGTCAAGAATTATTCTTTTCATTTTTCGGGTGCTGAAACAGAAGCAAAAAGAAGACTTGCTCAAGGTACGTCTCCTGCGCAAATTGCCAGAGCCATCGAACATCAAATTGCAACATCGATTGGCAAAGCTTTAAAAAATGCTATCGAATCCAATTATCCGAAAGAAATACTGATAGTCGGAGGCGTTGCCCAAAACCAATATATAAGAAAACAACTAAGAAAGATGCTAGAGAAACCGACGGTAGGGGCAAAACTATTTTTTGCTGATCCTGCTTATTCAGGTGATAATGCTTTTGGTATCGCAAATATTGCTTTAAATCAACATTTAAAAATCTTTTAA